The Streptomyces sp. NBC_01142 genome has a window encoding:
- a CDS encoding helix-turn-helix transcriptional regulator: protein MLRIYFTAEDLARTRVASTIGAAAETYYSLEMLCRRSLPVPFQRWRATVAGRLGEDTGPLTALMPARGPGLDLLALVGDSPDIDHAVEALLRAPRIRVRRELEPVAVRPAHMSWARAVAEGDADARRLLAAGLVACHRVAVAPYWAASQSQLDVVRAQYARTFLEGGVDALLASLSPPLVRWRPPVLEVRYPRPVEVHLGGRGLILVPTLFSWREFSLLYDPYDDASVPRLTVPAVTDPATGAALWHPRGSVADGALGVLLGRTRAAALRVAADGCSTTELAARLGVSLAAVSQHTKALRDARLITTSRRGGSVLHMATALGRELLDGNR from the coding sequence GTGCTGCGCATCTATTTCACCGCGGAGGATCTCGCCCGCACCCGGGTGGCCAGTACCATCGGGGCCGCCGCGGAGACGTATTACAGCCTGGAGATGCTGTGCCGGCGTTCCCTCCCGGTGCCCTTTCAACGGTGGCGCGCCACGGTGGCCGGCCGACTGGGCGAGGACACCGGGCCACTCACTGCACTGATGCCGGCCCGAGGCCCGGGCCTCGACCTGCTGGCGCTGGTCGGCGACTCGCCCGACATCGACCACGCGGTGGAGGCTCTGCTGCGGGCACCGCGCATCCGGGTACGCCGCGAATTGGAACCCGTTGCCGTCCGCCCCGCCCACATGTCGTGGGCTCGGGCCGTCGCCGAGGGGGATGCCGATGCCCGGCGGTTACTGGCGGCCGGCCTCGTGGCTTGTCACCGGGTGGCCGTCGCACCGTACTGGGCGGCTTCCCAGTCACAGCTGGACGTCGTACGGGCGCAGTACGCCCGCACGTTCCTGGAAGGGGGAGTCGACGCTCTGCTGGCCTCCCTGAGCCCTCCGCTGGTGCGCTGGCGTCCGCCTGTGCTGGAGGTACGCTACCCCCGCCCGGTCGAGGTTCACCTGGGCGGCAGAGGGCTGATCCTGGTGCCGACTCTGTTCTCCTGGCGTGAGTTCAGCCTGCTGTACGACCCGTACGACGACGCGTCGGTGCCGCGGCTGACCGTACCCGCGGTGACCGATCCGGCTACCGGCGCGGCGCTGTGGCATCCCAGGGGCTCCGTGGCCGACGGTGCCCTGGGTGTCCTGCTCGGACGTACCCGGGCCGCCGCGCTGCGCGTGGCCGCCGATGGTTGCAGCACCACTGAACTGGCCGCGCGACTCGGTGTCTCCCTGGCGGCCGTCAGCCAGCACACCAAGGCGTTGCGCGACGCGCGCCTCATCACCACCAGTCGGCGCGGTGGTTCCGTACTGCACATGGCCACTGCCCTGGGCCGGGAACTGCTGGACGGGAACCGATAG
- a CDS encoding LysE family transporter produces the protein MFEIFMVAMWLGLVFNAAPGAVFSESLRRGIRGGFRPAFAVQVGSLVGDAVWAVLGLAGVGALFAVPALRVPLTVTGCLLLAWLGAAGLRDALAGKVPDPTAEPHDKQDCKAMAVGAGMSLANPWNVVYWSGAAGGVGAVLGSGGTTELGVFFAGFMASSMLWCMISAGLIVVLRRAMPPLAVRALEACCGVSLLVFAILQLYRLM, from the coding sequence ATGTTCGAGATCTTCATGGTGGCTATGTGGTTGGGGCTGGTGTTCAACGCGGCACCAGGCGCGGTGTTCAGCGAGTCCCTGCGACGCGGGATACGGGGCGGGTTCCGCCCGGCCTTCGCGGTACAGGTCGGCTCGCTTGTGGGCGATGCCGTGTGGGCGGTGCTCGGCCTGGCAGGCGTGGGGGCGCTGTTCGCGGTGCCGGCCTTGCGCGTGCCACTCACGGTGACCGGGTGCTTGCTGTTGGCCTGGTTGGGGGCGGCGGGCCTACGCGACGCACTCGCGGGGAAGGTGCCCGATCCGACGGCGGAGCCGCACGACAAACAGGACTGCAAGGCCATGGCTGTGGGAGCGGGCATGTCGCTGGCGAACCCGTGGAACGTCGTCTACTGGTCGGGCGCGGCCGGCGGGGTGGGCGCCGTCCTGGGCTCGGGCGGCACGACGGAGCTGGGCGTCTTCTTCGCCGGGTTCATGGCCTCCTCAATGCTGTGGTGCATGATCTCGGCGGGGCTCATCGTGGTGCTGCGCAGGGCGATGCCGCCACTGGCCGTACGTGCGCTCGAAGCCTGCTGCGGTGTCTCGCTCCTGGTCTTCGCGATTCTTCAGCTGTACCGGCTCATGTGA
- a CDS encoding helix-turn-helix domain-containing protein — protein sequence MLVLSRLLDLAAGRRARAPEPADARIAAVLDRLRTDLSVAPRLAELADEAGMSREHLIRTFSRATGAPPYAWHLSARLAEARRRLRRGELVADVAHGLGFADQAHFHRHFAAAYAITPGRYRRLSLINI from the coding sequence GTGCTCGTGCTGTCGCGGCTGCTCGACTTGGCCGCAGGACGGCGCGCGCGTGCTCCAGAGCCCGCTGACGCCCGGATCGCCGCGGTGCTTGACCGGCTCCGCACCGACCTGTCCGTCGCGCCCCGGCTGGCCGAGCTGGCCGACGAGGCAGGCATGTCCCGGGAGCATCTGATCCGGACGTTCAGCCGCGCCACCGGCGCCCCGCCCTACGCCTGGCACCTGTCGGCCCGGCTGGCCGAGGCGCGGCGTCGGCTGCGTAGGGGCGAGCTCGTCGCCGACGTCGCGCACGGGCTCGGCTTCGCCGACCAGGCGCATTTCCACCGCCACTTCGCCGCGGCCTACGCCATCACGCCGGGCCGGTACCGTCGGCTGTCCCTGATCAACATCTGA
- a CDS encoding transposase, which yields MSGVITASEPSWIAPFTGLSPRSFGRLVTALRREGADPVRKGRPWGLPLEDRVLLVAAYWRTNLTMRQLAPLFGVSKSAADRIIDHLGPSLALQPRKRFRKDTVLIVDGTLVPTRDHSIAEQSKNYRYSTNHQVVIDADTRLVVVVGRPLPGNRNDCRAWEESGAKAAVGKAMTIADGGYPGTGLVMPHRRRKGEELPDWKQAHNKSHKQVRARVEHVFARMKTWKILRDCRLKGDGVHHAMLGIARLHNLNLAG from the coding sequence GTGTCTGGTGTGATCACGGCGTCGGAGCCGTCCTGGATAGCCCCGTTCACCGGGCTGAGCCCGCGTTCCTTCGGCAGGTTGGTGACCGCACTGCGCCGCGAAGGTGCAGATCCGGTCCGTAAGGGCCGCCCGTGGGGACTTCCGCTGGAGGACCGGGTTCTGCTCGTCGCGGCCTACTGGCGCACGAACCTGACAATGCGCCAACTCGCTCCGCTCTTCGGTGTATCGAAGTCCGCGGCGGACCGCATCATCGACCACCTCGGCCCGTCGCTGGCGCTCCAGCCCCGCAAACGGTTCCGCAAGGACACCGTGCTCATCGTGGACGGCACCCTGGTGCCCACCCGCGACCACAGCATCGCCGAGCAGTCCAAGAACTACCGGTACTCCACGAACCACCAGGTCGTCATCGACGCCGATACCCGCCTGGTCGTCGTGGTCGGCCGGCCCTTGCCCGGCAACCGCAACGACTGCAGGGCGTGGGAGGAGTCCGGCGCGAAGGCCGCCGTCGGCAAGGCCATGACGATCGCCGACGGCGGCTATCCGGGCACCGGACTCGTCATGCCACACCGTCGGCGCAAAGGTGAAGAACTGCCTGACTGGAAGCAGGCCCACAACAAGTCCCACAAACAGGTTCGCGCCCGCGTGGAGCACGTTTTTGCCCGCATGAAGACCTGGAAGATCCTCCGCGACTGCCGCCTCAAGGGCGATGGCGTCCACCACGCCATGCTCGGAATCGCCCGCCTCCACAACCTCAACCTCGCCGGATAG
- a CDS encoding ISAzo13 family transposase yields MRIPDETRDQLAVKFAVLLPQLDERQRRLLMAAEARGLGHGGVRAVAQAAAVSETTVRKGVFELEAGEGPLGRVRRPGGGRKRVADLNPGLRPALLALVEPDVRGDPMSPLRWTVKSTRTLARELTRAGHRVSADTVANLLREEGLSLQANAKTIEGSQHPDRDAQFRYLNEQAREHRDAGQPVISVDTKKKELVGEFKNNGRQWRPSGEPVPVNVHDFADPQLGKAVPYGIYDLAADTGWVNVGTDHDTAAFAVESIRRWWHGQGRAAYPQAARLLITADAGGSNGYRTRAWKLQLARLAAETGLTITVCHLPPGTSKWNKIEHRLFSHITMNWRGRPLTSHEVIVQSIAATTTRTGLRVSAALDTNTYPTGVRIGDAQMAALPLTRHAFHGDWNYALHPQPCPAVPVARAPHAPAPQWEQALLSDPALTGMSRQQLDALTRTLTPDGDARRGRPPRLAFPEQVLATVLHLRVALAAEPLAVLFGSSRTAMHRTLLKNRRLLEAHGIVIPPATTPPVVLAALRARVLAQTGEPSNKIKTTC; encoded by the coding sequence ATGCGCATCCCGGATGAGACTCGTGACCAACTCGCCGTGAAGTTCGCGGTGTTGCTCCCGCAGCTGGACGAGCGGCAGCGGCGGTTGTTGATGGCTGCGGAGGCCCGGGGCCTGGGGCACGGCGGTGTCCGGGCGGTGGCACAGGCCGCTGCGGTCAGCGAGACGACGGTCCGCAAGGGCGTGTTCGAACTTGAGGCGGGTGAGGGGCCTCTGGGTCGGGTGCGGCGTCCCGGCGGGGGCCGCAAGCGGGTCGCGGATCTGAATCCAGGGCTGCGGCCGGCACTGTTGGCGCTGGTTGAGCCGGATGTGCGGGGTGACCCGATGTCGCCGCTGCGGTGGACGGTGAAGTCCACCCGCACGCTTGCGCGGGAGCTGACCCGAGCCGGGCACCGCGTCAGTGCCGACACCGTCGCCAACCTGCTGCGGGAGGAGGGGCTCAGCCTGCAGGCCAATGCCAAGACAATCGAGGGCAGCCAGCACCCGGACCGGGATGCCCAGTTCCGCTATCTCAACGAGCAGGCCCGCGAGCACCGGGACGCCGGCCAGCCGGTCATCAGCGTGGATACCAAGAAGAAAGAGCTCGTCGGCGAGTTCAAGAACAACGGCCGCCAGTGGCGGCCGTCGGGTGAGCCGGTGCCGGTGAACGTGCATGACTTCGCCGACCCGCAGCTGGGCAAGGCCGTCCCCTACGGGATCTACGATCTGGCGGCGGACACCGGCTGGGTCAACGTCGGCACCGATCACGACACCGCCGCGTTCGCGGTCGAGTCGATCCGCCGCTGGTGGCACGGCCAGGGCCGGGCTGCCTACCCGCAGGCGGCACGACTGCTGATCACCGCTGACGCGGGCGGCTCCAACGGCTACCGCACCCGAGCCTGGAAACTGCAACTGGCCCGGCTCGCTGCCGAAACGGGACTGACCATCACCGTGTGTCATCTGCCGCCGGGCACATCGAAGTGGAACAAGATCGAGCACCGGCTGTTCTCGCACATCACCATGAACTGGCGGGGCCGCCCGCTGACCAGCCACGAAGTCATCGTCCAGTCCATCGCTGCGACCACCACCCGCACCGGGCTGCGCGTGAGTGCCGCACTCGACACCAACACCTATCCCACCGGAGTCCGCATCGGTGACGCCCAGATGGCGGCACTGCCGCTGACCCGGCACGCATTCCATGGCGACTGGAACTATGCCCTGCACCCGCAGCCCTGCCCTGCCGTCCCGGTGGCCCGGGCTCCGCATGCGCCGGCCCCGCAGTGGGAGCAGGCCCTGCTGTCCGATCCCGCCCTGACCGGCATGTCCCGGCAACAACTGGACGCCCTCACCAGGACTTTGACCCCCGACGGCGATGCCCGGCGCGGCCGTCCGCCCCGGCTCGCCTTCCCCGAACAGGTCCTGGCCACCGTGCTCCATCTGCGGGTCGCCCTGGCCGCGGAACCTCTCGCCGTACTATTCGGCAGCAGCCGCACCGCGATGCACCGCACCCTCCTGAAGAACAGGAGACTGCTCGAGGCACACGGCATCGTCATCCCACCCGCGACGACACCACCCGTCGTCCTCGCGGCCCTCCGAGCTCGGGTCCTCGCCCAAACCGGCGAGCCCAGCAACAAGATCAAGACGACGTGTTAA
- a CDS encoding AraC family ligand binding domain-containing protein → MQVMEWDGGQLAVVRPLSGGFPRHSHDEYVISVNLCGLERVRLDRTSFDVSLDEFTIYNPGQVQSCTTQVPPEMSFAAVS, encoded by the coding sequence ATGCAGGTCATGGAGTGGGACGGAGGTCAGCTGGCGGTAGTGCGTCCCCTGTCGGGCGGGTTCCCGCGGCACAGCCACGACGAGTACGTGATCAGCGTCAACCTCTGCGGCTTGGAGCGGGTCCGGCTAGATCGCACCTCATTCGACGTGAGCCTGGACGAGTTCACCATCTACAACCCCGGCCAGGTCCAATCGTGCACCACCCAGGTCCCGCCCGAGATGTCCTTCGCGGCCGTGAGCTGA